TGATTAACGACGCCCCGACGGGCTTCTAGGCCATCGGACCCTGGAGGAGTGTTCAGGCAATACAGGTTCTCAGTGCTTTTTACTAATGCTAAATATTCTCCTTTATCGGAGGGTTCAAACGTGAGTCTATAGTGGCCCGCCGCATCGGTAAGTACCGATGTCACCGAATCGGAGCGGGTGGCGCCAAATGCCCCGTACAGGTAGCGGCGCACGGAAACGCGAACCATTCCCATTGCTTGGCCGGTGTATCTGTTTTTTACCGTTCCCTCGACTATGGTAAAAATTGGGCCATTATCGAAGTTGCAGGCCGAAACCGATAAGAGAATGGCTAAGCGGCAGAGGTAAGAACGAGTTTTATTCATAGCCAAGCTTTGTTGAAACGTGCGTTGTTGTGTTACAACATCGTTGAAAAAGTAGTGCCTTCGCTAACAAGAGTCGGTCTTACCGCCCCACCACCGGCAGCACGGCCACGCTCTCGTGCCCGGCGGCATCAACCGAGGCCACGCCGAAAATGAAATTGTCCTTGCTGATGGGCAAGTCGGCCGTGGTGTCGCTCACCGGGAAGCGCTGCTGCCACTGCGGAGCGCTGGTTTCGCGCACCAGCACCACGTAGCCGCTGGGCTTGGGGCCGGCCGCCGGCGCCTGCCAGCGCAGCTCGGTGCGGTTGGTGAGGTTGGCGGTGAGTACTTCGACCTTGGCCGGGGCGGCGGGGGCCAGCGCCAGCGCCGCCATGGTGGCGAGGTTGATGCTGGCGTTGCGGCGCAGGTAGGCGTAGTCCACGCCCTCGGGGGTGTCGCCGTAGGCGCGGCCCTTTTCGGTGCGCAGGTCCTGGTGCTGGTGGGTGAAGTCCTCGTTCATCTCGGTGAAGCGGACGGCGGCAAAGCCCTGCTGGTTGAAGGGCGTGTGGTCGCCGCCGCGCAGGAAACGGTCGGGGCGGTACTCCAGGGCCACTTTGTGGCCGCGGCCGTAGAGCTGGGCCGTGCGCTGAATGTAGCGGGCCAGCTGGCGGCTGGGCGCGTCGTTTTCGGAGCTGAGCTGGCGGCGGATGCGGGCCTGCTCGGGCGTTTCGTTGGCCGGCACACCTTCGCTGAACACCCGCACCTGCGTGGCGTCGCTGATTTCGGGGTCGAAGCCGTGCGAGTTGCCCACGATGTCGTTGTTGAGCATGGCAATCAGGTTCCAGCCTTCCTTTTTGGCGCGCTCGGCCAGGTGGCCGGAGCCGTAGAGGCCCTGCTCTTCGCCCTGCACGGCCACGAATTTGAGGGTGCAGGGGAATTTCTGGCCGGCCAGCACGCGGGCCAGCTCCATCACCAGCACGGTGCCCGAGCCGTCGTCGTTGGCGCCGGGCGCGTCGGCGGTGGCGTTCATCACGTCACTCACGCGCGAGTCGATGTGGCCGCTCACCAGAATCACGCGGGTGTCGGCGGGGTCGGTGCCGGGCAGGGTGGCCAGCACGTTGGCCATCAGCACGGGTTTGTTGATGCGGCGGCCGTCGGGCTTCACCGTGAAAGTGTCCATCTCCACGGTCATGCGACCGCCACCGGCTTTGCTGTATTTCAGGAACTCGTCGCGCACCCAGTTGCGGGCCGCGCCAATGCCACGCGTGGGGCTTTGCGTGTCGCTCAGCGTGTGCCGCGTGCCGAACGAAACCAGCTTGCGAATGTCGGCCTCCAGGTTCTTGGCCGAGATTTCATCCACCAGCTTTTGGATTTTGGGGTCGGCCGGGGGCAGGAGCGAAGCGGGCTTGGTTTGGGCCAGGGCCGCGAAGGGCGCGAGCAGGAGGAGCGAGGCGAGTTTCATGCGGGGAAGGTAGGGTGGGACATAGGAAGAAAAACAAAAAAGAACGTCATGCTGAGCGAAGTCGAAGCATCTCGCGTGCCGCAGTAA
This DNA window, taken from Hymenobacter sp. 5317J-9, encodes the following:
- a CDS encoding M20/M25/M40 family metallo-hydrolase — protein: MKLASLLLLAPFAALAQTKPASLLPPADPKIQKLVDEISAKNLEADIRKLVSFGTRHTLSDTQSPTRGIGAARNWVRDEFLKYSKAGGGRMTVEMDTFTVKPDGRRINKPVLMANVLATLPGTDPADTRVILVSGHIDSRVSDVMNATADAPGANDDGSGTVLVMELARVLAGQKFPCTLKFVAVQGEEQGLYGSGHLAERAKKEGWNLIAMLNNDIVGNSHGFDPEISDATQVRVFSEGVPANETPEQARIRRQLSSENDAPSRQLARYIQRTAQLYGRGHKVALEYRPDRFLRGGDHTPFNQQGFAAVRFTEMNEDFTHQHQDLRTEKGRAYGDTPEGVDYAYLRRNASINLATMAALALAPAAPAKVEVLTANLTNRTELRWQAPAAGPKPSGYVVLVRETSAPQWQQRFPVSDTTADLPISKDNFIFGVASVDAAGHESVAVLPVVGR